The Nitratidesulfovibrio sp. SRB-5 genome includes a window with the following:
- a CDS encoding sigma-54 interaction domain-containing protein, which translates to MAEGTTQGMAAALGPLLQGLFDQPVAARTLLDRIPLPLALVSAERRVVFLNQAACALTAMSPDRAQNLPCRYVFRCSLCTGGCPLDVVDKSPTAAVAPVAREADIVNADRARIPVRVTCGALTAPDGSRVGYFETLEDLRLFRPAEARPEWPQGFGDMLGHSPEMERVFRLLPGIAQTDSSVLVTGETGTGKDLLAEALHNASNRAKGPFVKVNCGALPESLLESELFGHQKGAFTGASENKPGRFRLAHNGTLFLTEVGDLPLPLQVKLLTFLDDKIIHPLGSTRGVHVDVRIMAATHRDLRRMVREGRFREDLLYRLNVVRFHLPPLRERGDDIALFLAHYLKVYAGMFGKRLAGFSPAAERVLLRHAYPGNVRELRNIVEYCVNVCQETHVDVPHLPRYLLEESGEPDAPDGGGVATVGQRVGAGAQAPRGGGVAGADSGVAGAGLSGHSGHPGHPGHPGHPGHLVQGGPPGSTGSPGSLDQGMPSAGVSREEATWAETERRLIVEALVQARGRRGEAAMALGWARTTLWRKMRQYGLDQ; encoded by the coding sequence ATGGCCGAAGGGACGACACAGGGCATGGCCGCGGCGCTGGGACCGCTGCTGCAAGGGCTGTTCGATCAGCCTGTGGCGGCGCGGACCCTGCTGGACCGCATCCCCTTGCCGCTGGCGCTGGTTTCCGCCGAGCGGCGGGTGGTGTTCCTGAATCAGGCGGCCTGCGCCCTTACGGCCATGTCGCCCGACCGGGCCCAGAACCTGCCGTGCCGCTACGTGTTTCGATGCAGCCTGTGCACCGGGGGCTGCCCGCTGGACGTGGTGGACAAGTCGCCCACGGCTGCCGTGGCCCCCGTGGCGCGCGAGGCGGACATCGTCAACGCCGACAGGGCGCGCATTCCCGTGCGGGTGACCTGCGGCGCGCTGACCGCCCCCGACGGCAGCCGGGTGGGCTACTTCGAGACGCTGGAGGATCTGCGCCTGTTCCGCCCGGCAGAGGCCCGGCCGGAGTGGCCGCAGGGCTTCGGCGACATGCTGGGGCACAGCCCCGAGATGGAGCGGGTGTTCCGGTTGTTGCCGGGCATCGCCCAGACGGATTCCTCGGTGCTGGTCACCGGAGAAACGGGCACCGGCAAGGATCTGCTGGCCGAGGCCCTGCACAATGCCTCCAACCGGGCCAAGGGGCCGTTTGTCAAGGTGAACTGCGGCGCCCTGCCGGAAAGCCTGCTGGAATCGGAACTGTTCGGTCACCAGAAGGGGGCCTTTACCGGGGCGTCGGAAAACAAGCCGGGCCGCTTCCGGCTGGCCCACAACGGCACGCTGTTCCTCACCGAAGTGGGCGACCTGCCCCTGCCGTTGCAGGTCAAACTGCTGACCTTCCTGGATGACAAGATCATCCATCCGCTGGGCTCCACGCGCGGGGTGCACGTGGACGTGCGCATCATGGCCGCCACCCACCGCGACCTGCGGCGCATGGTGCGCGAGGGGCGCTTTCGCGAGGATCTGCTGTACCGCCTGAACGTGGTGCGTTTTCACCTGCCGCCCCTGCGCGAACGCGGCGACGACATCGCGCTGTTTCTGGCGCATTACCTCAAGGTGTACGCGGGTATGTTCGGCAAGCGGCTGGCCGGGTTCTCCCCGGCGGCGGAGCGGGTGCTGCTGCGCCACGCCTACCCCGGCAACGTGCGGGAATTGCGCAATATCGTGGAGTACTGCGTCAACGTGTGCCAGGAGACCCACGTGGACGTGCCGCATCTGCCCCGCTACCTGCTGGAGGAAAGCGGCGAGCCTGATGCCCCCGATGGGGGCGGCGTGGCGACCGTTGGCCAGCGGGTGGGGGCGGGGGCGCAAGCCCCGCGTGGGGGCGGCGTGGCCGGGGCGGATTCCGGCGTTGCGGGCGCGGGCCTGTCAGGTCATTCGGGACACCCGGGGCATCCGGGTCATCCGGGTCATCCGGGTCATCTGGTGCAGGGCGGCCCCCCCGGTTCTACCGGCTCTCCCGGTTCTCTTGACCAGGGCATGCCCTCTGCCGGGGTGTCCCGGGAGGAGGCCACGTGGGCCGAGACGGAGCGCCGCCTGATCGTGGAGGCGCTGGTGCAGGCGCGCGGACGGCGCGGCGAGGCCGCAATGGCGTTGGGCTGGGCGCGAACCACATTGTGGCGCAAGATGCGCCAGTACGGGTTGGATCAATGA
- a CDS encoding FadR/GntR family transcriptional regulator translates to MKAQMTPAFKPARRIRLHEEIVGQIRDLIEKGELKSGDKLPPERRLAELFGVSRHCVREAIRSLEQQRIVTSRLGDGTYVLDDTEETLIEPLAAIIEQRRAKLREVLEFRRLLEPQIAALAAAHVSDGDLAALRRALDAQIAEIGGGNTGSDADVEFHMIIARATRNTVVQEVLTRLHDILTDSRDFTLQTEDRRQWAVATHANILAAMEARDPQAAFRAMHEHILHVEEIALEWSGE, encoded by the coding sequence GTGAAAGCGCAGATGACCCCCGCCTTCAAGCCCGCACGCCGTATCCGCCTGCACGAGGAAATCGTGGGGCAGATCCGCGACCTCATCGAGAAGGGCGAACTGAAATCCGGCGACAAGCTGCCCCCCGAACGCCGCCTGGCCGAGCTGTTCGGGGTCTCGCGTCATTGCGTGCGCGAGGCCATCCGTTCGCTGGAGCAGCAGCGCATCGTCACCAGCCGCCTTGGCGACGGCACCTACGTGCTGGACGACACGGAAGAAACGCTCATCGAGCCGCTGGCCGCCATCATCGAGCAGCGCCGCGCCAAACTGCGCGAGGTGCTGGAATTCCGCCGCCTGCTGGAACCGCAAATCGCCGCGCTGGCCGCGGCACACGTCAGCGACGGCGACCTCGCGGCCCTGCGCCGCGCCCTGGACGCCCAGATCGCCGAGATCGGCGGCGGCAACACAGGCTCCGACGCCGACGTGGAATTCCACATGATCATCGCCCGCGCCACCCGCAATACGGTGGTGCAGGAAGTGCTGACCCGCCTGCACGACATCCTTACCGACAGCCGCGATTTCACCTTGCAGACCGAAGACCGCCGCCAGTGGGCCGTTGCGACCCACGCCAACATTCTCGCCGCCATGGAGGCGCGCGACCCCCAGGCGGCCTTTCGGGCCATGCACGAACATATTCTGCACGTCGAGGAAATAGCCCTCGAATGGTCGGGGGAATGA
- a CDS encoding dinitrogenase iron-molybdenum cofactor biosynthesis protein yields MSSNDNGVVASRADRPGGGTRGNVLVALHRDAVAPRFDRATEAWLGRIDSEGGLARSRTMVLANASAEELCRIILTENVAVVVCCGIEQEFYDYLTWKRITVLDGVVGGRDAVIGALLAGTLKANAVLGGV; encoded by the coding sequence ATGAGCAGCAACGACAATGGCGTGGTGGCGTCCAGGGCGGACAGGCCCGGTGGGGGCACGCGCGGCAACGTGCTGGTGGCCCTGCACCGCGATGCGGTGGCGCCCCGCTTCGATCGGGCCACCGAGGCGTGGCTGGGCCGCATCGACAGCGAGGGCGGCCTGGCACGGTCGCGCACCATGGTGCTGGCCAACGCCTCCGCCGAGGAATTGTGCCGGATCATCCTGACGGAAAACGTTGCCGTGGTGGTCTGTTGCGGCATTGAACAGGAATTTTACGATTACCTCACCTGGAAGCGCATCACCGTGCTGGACGGCGTGGTGGGAGGACGTGATGCGGTCATCGGGGCGCTGCTGGCCGGCACCCTGAAGGCAAATGCCGTGCTGGGCGGGGTGTAG
- a CDS encoding methyl-accepting chemotaxis protein has protein sequence MTLAKKLILGFGLVLVLLVAMGGISYKALSDATLGFSDYRRTARGSLMSGEIMSSMLQMRLGVLSFMNTSSEAALRSYEDARAELAKGLDEADKNMKNPARRKHLATVAEALAQYAAGVDELHKYDQTRQDEIRTLNTMGPQRVQALAQLAEAAQREGDVVGAARAEAVMRAMLELRLAVVKMMADTDVKWLEQAKQEAVLVGEAFNRLIADVRNPVLRDKARELYQQRTDYFSAFERMSAAALKRDAVYNERLAKLGPAIAQACDAIQSSYEAEQNEIGPRVQASNDQAQMLTGVIALVAVLSGVTIAWLLIRVVMAQLGADPAALAAVTRRIAAGDLDVSFNAASGKLRGVYADMKDMVDGLVSVITEVRSGAENVASGSEELSASAETLSQGATEQAASIEEISSSMEEMAANIRQNMENARQTETIATQAATDAEGGGKAVGDTVGAMREIAAKISIIEEIARQTNLLALNAAIEAARAGEHGKGFAVVAAEVRKLAERSGQAAAEISDLSSSSVAVAEHAGAMLTKMVPGIRRTAELVQEIAAASNEQNVGAEQVNKAIAQLDQVIQQNASASEEMASTSEELSSQAEQLQATVSRFRVAALDDGLVRTPRRAQPKATPRAVAGQAPRKAVAGKGGHIALDMDGDADDSEFERF, from the coding sequence ATGACGCTCGCCAAAAAGCTGATTCTGGGTTTCGGCCTTGTGCTCGTGCTGCTGGTTGCCATGGGGGGCATTTCCTACAAGGCCCTGTCGGACGCCACGCTGGGCTTCTCGGACTACCGGCGCACGGCCCGCGGCTCGCTGATGAGCGGGGAAATCATGTCGAGCATGCTCCAGATGCGTCTCGGCGTGCTCAGCTTCATGAACACCTCGTCCGAGGCCGCGTTGCGTTCCTATGAGGATGCCCGCGCGGAACTGGCCAAGGGCCTGGACGAGGCCGACAAGAACATGAAGAACCCGGCACGCCGCAAGCATCTGGCCACCGTGGCCGAGGCGCTTGCCCAGTACGCCGCTGGCGTCGACGAGTTGCACAAGTACGACCAGACGCGCCAGGACGAAATCCGCACCTTGAACACCATGGGGCCGCAACGCGTGCAGGCCCTTGCCCAACTGGCGGAAGCCGCCCAGCGCGAAGGCGACGTGGTGGGGGCTGCCCGGGCCGAGGCGGTCATGCGGGCCATGCTGGAACTGCGTCTGGCCGTGGTCAAGATGATGGCCGACACGGACGTGAAATGGCTGGAACAGGCCAAGCAGGAGGCCGTTCTGGTTGGCGAGGCATTCAACCGCCTGATCGCCGACGTGCGCAACCCGGTGCTGCGTGACAAGGCGCGGGAACTGTACCAACAGCGCACCGACTATTTTTCGGCGTTCGAACGCATGTCCGCCGCGGCCCTGAAGCGCGACGCGGTGTACAACGAGCGCCTGGCCAAGCTGGGCCCGGCCATCGCCCAGGCCTGCGACGCCATCCAGAGCAGCTACGAGGCGGAGCAGAACGAGATCGGCCCCCGCGTGCAGGCATCCAACGATCAGGCGCAGATGCTGACCGGCGTCATTGCCCTTGTGGCGGTACTGTCGGGCGTGACCATCGCGTGGCTGCTGATCCGGGTGGTCATGGCCCAGTTGGGCGCAGACCCGGCCGCACTGGCCGCCGTTACCCGGCGCATTGCCGCAGGCGACCTGGACGTGTCGTTCAATGCGGCCAGCGGCAAGCTGCGCGGCGTGTACGCCGACATGAAGGACATGGTGGACGGCCTTGTCTCGGTGATCACCGAGGTGCGCTCCGGTGCCGAAAACGTGGCCTCCGGCAGCGAGGAGCTTTCCGCCTCGGCCGAAACCCTGTCGCAGGGGGCCACCGAGCAGGCGGCGTCCATTGAGGAAATTTCCTCGTCCATGGAAGAAATGGCGGCCAACATCCGCCAGAACATGGAAAACGCCCGCCAGACGGAAACCATCGCCACGCAGGCAGCCACCGACGCGGAAGGCGGCGGCAAGGCCGTGGGCGACACCGTGGGCGCCATGCGCGAGATAGCAGCCAAGATTTCCATCATCGAGGAAATCGCCCGCCAGACCAATCTGCTGGCCCTGAACGCGGCCATCGAGGCTGCCCGCGCCGGTGAACACGGCAAGGGGTTTGCCGTGGTGGCGGCGGAAGTGCGCAAGCTGGCCGAGCGCAGCGGGCAGGCCGCCGCCGAGATCAGCGATCTGTCGTCCTCCAGCGTGGCCGTGGCCGAGCACGCCGGTGCAATGCTGACCAAGATGGTGCCGGGCATCCGCCGCACCGCCGAACTGGTGCAGGAAATCGCCGCTGCCAGCAACGAGCAGAACGTGGGCGCGGAACAGGTCAACAAGGCCATTGCCCAACTCGACCAGGTGATCCAGCAGAACGCTTCCGCCTCGGAAGAAATGGCGTCCACGTCCGAAGAACTGTCCAGCCAGGCCGAGCAGTTGCAGGCCACCGTCTCGCGCTTCCGCGTGGCGGCGCTGGACGACGGCCTGGTGCGCACCCCGCGCCGGGCACAGCCCAAGGCGACGCCCCGCGCCGTTGCGGGCCAGGCCCCGCGCAAGGCGGTGGCCGGCAAGGGCGGGCATATCGCGCTGGACATGGATGGCGATGCGGATGACAGTGAGTTCGAGCGCTTCTAG
- a CDS encoding DUF3124 domain-containing protein gives MSQLSRSTRVSAPCPMAARMRGIALRVTACLALCCGLAALPVPTQHGAASTRPVQSALAFLPGEARAEMTVGQTIYVPVYSSVVYGNRGRTLNITTMLSVRNTDQRAPITLMEVRYVDEHGQTVRSYLDGPRQLPPLGSAQFVVEESDTLGGSGPAFIVVWRAAAQVSQPLAQGVMIGTVSSQGISFITEGKVIGGVK, from the coding sequence ATGTCCCAATTGTCCCGGTCGACCCGCGTGTCCGCGCCTTGCCCCATGGCCGCCCGCATGCGCGGGATCGCCCTGCGCGTGACCGCCTGTCTTGCGTTGTGCTGCGGCCTTGCCGCTCTGCCCGTGCCCACGCAGCACGGGGCGGCATCCACTCGGCCGGTTCAGTCCGCGCTGGCATTCCTGCCCGGCGAGGCCCGCGCGGAAATGACCGTGGGCCAGACCATCTACGTGCCGGTGTATTCCTCCGTGGTTTACGGAAACCGGGGCCGCACCCTGAACATCACCACCATGCTCTCGGTGCGCAACACCGACCAGCGCGCGCCCATCACCCTCATGGAGGTGCGCTACGTGGACGAGCACGGCCAGACGGTGCGCAGCTATCTGGACGGGCCGCGCCAGTTGCCGCCGCTGGGGTCCGCCCAGTTCGTGGTGGAGGAGTCGGACACCCTGGGCGGTTCCGGCCCCGCGTTCATCGTGGTGTGGCGTGCGGCGGCGCAGGTATCGCAGCCCCTGGCCCAGGGGGTGATGATCGGCACCGTGTCGTCGCAGGGCATCTCGTTCATTACGGAGGGGAAGGTCATCGGCGGCGTGAAGTAG
- a CDS encoding histidine kinase, whose product MWMTSVLVFDTDTSFARHVAELLGGGGSACVVAAEPDDARRLLATGGFSVFLFGCAEGPPCPLGLLDSARRLAPHMGVILMVRPDQVRLSIQCMKRGIDDDILIPFDMDSMLRKVASVAQRRRLAPPSALATGSGAPGSRDAS is encoded by the coding sequence ATGTGGATGACCTCGGTGCTGGTGTTCGATACCGATACGTCCTTCGCCCGGCATGTGGCAGAACTGCTGGGTGGCGGCGGCAGCGCCTGCGTGGTGGCGGCCGAGCCGGACGATGCCCGCCGCCTGCTGGCCACCGGCGGTTTCAGCGTGTTCCTGTTCGGCTGTGCCGAAGGGCCACCCTGTCCCCTGGGGCTGCTGGATTCGGCGCGGCGACTGGCCCCGCACATGGGGGTGATCCTGATGGTCCGCCCCGACCAGGTGCGGCTGTCCATCCAGTGCATGAAGCGCGGCATCGACGATGACATCCTGATTCCCTTCGACATGGATTCCATGTTGCGCAAGGTGGCCTCGGTGGCGCAACGCCGCCGTCTGGCCCCCCCCTCGGCGCTGGCGACGGGGAGTGGCGCGCCCGGTTCGCGTGATGCGTCGTGA
- a CDS encoding ArsR/SmtB family transcription factor yields MSAPDAPDAPGAPGAPDAPDAPGATQFASPGAASRSGRARARKAECAPGRAVAPGMGNLDLAEAPVCQQHCEHADVIARVRARMAPDEDMAELAATFRLLGDRTRVRILEALAGDELCVCDLAAVVGHSQSAVSHQLRLLRAAKLVRVRRDGKNAFYSLDDDHVRHLFRQALDHVQESR; encoded by the coding sequence GTGAGCGCCCCAGACGCCCCAGACGCACCAGGCGCACCAGGCGCCCCAGACGCCCCAGACGCACCCGGCGCCACGCAATTCGCCAGCCCCGGTGCCGCATCCCGTTCCGGGCGCGCCCGTGCCCGCAAGGCCGAATGCGCGCCCGGCAGGGCCGTTGCGCCGGGCATGGGCAACCTTGACCTTGCCGAAGCCCCGGTGTGCCAGCAGCACTGCGAGCATGCCGACGTCATCGCGCGGGTGCGCGCCCGCATGGCCCCGGACGAGGACATGGCCGAACTGGCCGCCACCTTCCGGCTGCTGGGCGACCGTACCAGGGTGCGCATTCTCGAGGCGTTGGCCGGTGACGAGTTGTGCGTGTGCGACCTGGCCGCCGTGGTGGGGCACAGCCAGTCCGCCGTTTCACACCAGCTGCGCCTGCTGCGCGCGGCCAAGCTGGTGCGGGTGCGCCGCGACGGCAAGAACGCCTTCTATTCCCTGGACGACGACCACGTGCGGCACCTGTTCCGCCAGGCGCTGGACCACGTGCAGGAAAGCCGCTGA
- a CDS encoding alpha-hydroxy-acid oxidizing protein — protein sequence MKEVRDKARQLMKGYCRVCPVCNGKACSGEVPGMGGLGTGATFAANLDALAAVRLNMRLVHDVKEPDTTTTVCGIALDMPVLAAPIGGVSFNMGGGVSEEDYAAAVVGGCAERGIIGCTGDGVPPFIIDAGFAAITGAGGRGIPFIKPWDGAELDEKLDRALELGCPAIGMDIDAAGLVTLRKMGRPVGPKTPAELSRIVAKVKARGMAFILKGIMTTIDASLAVEVGADGIVVSNHGGRVLDHAPGTAEVLPEIADAVKGRIAILADGGVRDGVDVFKMLALGADAVMLGRPFSIAAVGGLKDGVTMLVDSIKGQLVQAMVLTGSANVASIGRHALRM from the coding sequence ATGAAGGAAGTTCGCGACAAGGCACGCCAACTGATGAAGGGCTACTGTAGGGTGTGCCCGGTGTGCAACGGCAAGGCCTGCTCGGGCGAGGTGCCCGGCATGGGCGGCCTGGGCACCGGCGCAACGTTTGCCGCCAACCTTGACGCCCTGGCCGCCGTGCGCCTGAACATGCGCCTGGTGCACGACGTGAAGGAGCCCGATACCACCACCACCGTGTGCGGCATCGCCCTGGACATGCCCGTGCTGGCAGCGCCCATCGGCGGCGTGTCCTTCAACATGGGCGGCGGCGTGAGCGAGGAAGACTACGCGGCTGCCGTGGTGGGCGGCTGCGCCGAGCGCGGCATCATCGGCTGCACCGGCGATGGCGTGCCCCCGTTCATCATCGACGCGGGTTTCGCGGCCATCACCGGCGCGGGCGGGCGGGGCATTCCGTTCATCAAGCCGTGGGACGGCGCGGAACTGGACGAAAAGCTGGACCGCGCGCTGGAACTGGGCTGCCCGGCCATTGGCATGGACATCGACGCGGCGGGCCTTGTGACCCTGCGCAAGATGGGCCGCCCCGTGGGCCCCAAGACCCCGGCGGAACTTTCGCGCATCGTGGCCAAGGTCAAGGCCCGGGGCATGGCGTTCATCCTCAAGGGCATCATGACCACCATCGACGCCAGCCTGGCGGTGGAAGTGGGCGCTGACGGCATCGTGGTGTCCAACCACGGGGGCCGCGTGCTCGACCATGCCCCCGGCACCGCCGAGGTGCTGCCCGAAATCGCCGACGCGGTGAAGGGGCGCATCGCCATTCTGGCCGACGGCGGCGTGCGCGACGGCGTGGACGTGTTCAAGATGCTGGCCCTGGGGGCCGACGCCGTGATGCTGGGCCGCCCCTTCTCCATCGCCGCCGTGGGCGGCCTGAAGGATGGGGTGACCATGCTGGTGGACAGCATCAAGGGCCAGCTGGTGCAGGCCATGGTGCTGACCGGCAGCGCCAATGTGGCGTCCATTGGCCGCCACGCCCTGCGCATGTGA
- a CDS encoding methyl-accepting chemotaxis protein: protein MGIKTRLYLLLASVLVALGAIVAASWVGSAKVERALELRTLAVDANTELLQARRQEKNFLMRKEQQWADKTRKHIGTVDSLLQRIAAADPGNAAMCDKGRSTLSRYNASLDEVFRTVTETDAMIQAGRAVEPALADIRKAYEEKADEISDLVNMVNSVIEAGMGVLITLFVLAVISGITRSLAALQAFSREVAAGRLDATASGSMAGEFGLLRDDLTAMVGRLKETLHDCSAKGDEARNQAEQARAAMQAATAREQEVNALVETMRRVAAEAAVIVGDLTDASQELAAQTQQVSAGAEVQRARMAETATAMDQMNATVMEIARNATLAADASKSTREEAQKGAQVVENAGKSISRVHEIATRLRTDMQSLGRDAESIGEVINVINEIADQTNLLALNAAIEAARAGDAGRGFAVVADEVRKLAEKTTNATKEVEMRISAIQTAAQRNVNNMDTATQAVADATGLADESGGALRRIVQFADNTAGQVQSIAAASEEQSAASDQISRAVTEVNDVATESARGMEAASEAVRALAQMAQRLRAIIQQMDGGKR, encoded by the coding sequence ATGGGGATCAAGACCAGACTGTATCTGCTGCTCGCCTCCGTTCTCGTGGCCCTTGGCGCCATCGTGGCCGCCAGCTGGGTGGGCTCGGCCAAGGTTGAACGGGCGCTGGAGCTGCGCACCCTGGCCGTGGACGCCAACACGGAATTGTTGCAGGCCCGCCGCCAGGAAAAGAACTTTCTCATGCGCAAGGAACAGCAGTGGGCCGACAAGACCCGCAAGCACATCGGCACCGTGGATTCGCTGCTGCAACGCATCGCCGCGGCGGACCCCGGCAATGCCGCCATGTGCGACAAGGGGCGCTCCACCCTGTCCCGCTACAACGCCTCGCTGGACGAAGTGTTCCGCACGGTGACCGAAACCGACGCCATGATACAGGCCGGGCGGGCCGTGGAACCGGCGCTGGCCGACATCCGCAAGGCCTATGAAGAAAAGGCCGATGAAATCTCTGACCTGGTCAATATGGTGAACTCGGTCATCGAGGCAGGCATGGGCGTGCTGATAACCCTGTTCGTGCTGGCCGTGATTTCGGGCATTACCCGGTCGCTGGCCGCGTTGCAGGCCTTCTCGCGCGAGGTGGCGGCAGGCAGGCTGGACGCCACGGCCAGCGGCAGCATGGCGGGCGAATTCGGCCTGCTGCGCGACGACCTGACGGCCATGGTCGGCAGGCTGAAGGAAACCCTGCACGACTGCTCCGCCAAGGGCGACGAGGCCCGCAATCAGGCAGAGCAGGCCCGCGCCGCCATGCAGGCGGCCACCGCGCGCGAACAGGAAGTGAACGCGCTGGTGGAAACCATGCGCCGCGTGGCCGCCGAGGCCGCCGTCATCGTGGGCGACCTTACCGACGCCTCGCAGGAACTGGCCGCCCAGACCCAGCAGGTGTCCGCCGGGGCCGAGGTGCAGCGCGCCCGCATGGCCGAGACGGCCACCGCCATGGATCAGATGAACGCCACGGTCATGGAGATCGCCCGCAACGCCACCCTGGCCGCCGATGCCTCAAAGTCCACCCGCGAAGAAGCCCAGAAGGGGGCGCAGGTGGTGGAGAACGCCGGAAAGTCCATCTCGCGCGTGCATGAAATCGCCACCCGCCTGCGCACCGACATGCAGTCGCTGGGGCGCGACGCCGAATCCATCGGCGAGGTCATCAACGTCATCAACGAAATAGCCGACCAGACCAACCTGCTGGCGCTGAACGCGGCCATCGAGGCGGCCCGCGCCGGTGACGCCGGGCGCGGCTTTGCCGTGGTGGCGGACGAAGTGCGCAAACTGGCCGAAAAGACCACCAACGCCACCAAGGAAGTGGAAATGCGCATCTCGGCCATCCAGACGGCGGCCCAGCGCAACGTGAACAACATGGACACGGCCACCCAGGCCGTGGCCGACGCCACCGGCCTTGCCGACGAATCCGGCGGTGCGCTGCGGCGCATCGTGCAGTTCGCGGACAACACCGCCGGGCAGGTGCAGTCCATCGCCGCCGCCAGCGAAGAGCAGTCGGCGGCGTCGGACCAGATCAGCCGGGCCGTCACCGAGGTCAACGACGTGGCCACCGAATCGGCACGGGGCATGGAGGCGGCAAGCGAGGCCGTGCGCGCCCTGGCGCAGATGGCCCAGCGGCTGCGGGCGATCATCCAGCAGATGGACGGCGGCAAGCGCTGA
- a CDS encoding chemotaxis protein CheW, with product MYETSQYLTFTLGEEVFALDIGTVREVLELTAITRIPRTPEFMRGVINLRGRAVPVLELRRKFGMEPTTDTVNTCIIIVEAELEGEAAVIGTLVDSVREVIEIPSDAIEPAPRMGTAVRQDFIKGMGHRNDGFVIILDGNRIFSVEELAATGAAIGNVPLTGDGGMPAAALAGGEGAPA from the coding sequence ATGTACGAAACCAGTCAGTATCTGACGTTCACCCTTGGCGAAGAGGTGTTCGCGCTGGACATCGGCACCGTGCGCGAGGTGCTTGAACTGACCGCCATCACGCGCATACCGCGCACGCCGGAATTCATGCGCGGGGTCATCAACCTGCGCGGGCGCGCCGTGCCCGTGCTGGAGTTGCGCCGCAAGTTCGGCATGGAGCCGACGACCGACACCGTCAACACCTGCATCATCATCGTCGAGGCCGAGCTTGAGGGCGAGGCCGCCGTCATCGGCACGCTGGTGGATTCGGTGCGCGAGGTCATCGAGATTCCGTCCGACGCCATAGAGCCCGCCCCGCGCATGGGCACCGCCGTGCGGCAGGATTTCATCAAGGGCATGGGGCATCGCAACGACGGCTTCGTGATCATTCTGGACGGCAATCGCATCTTCTCGGTGGAGGAACTGGCCGCCACCGGGGCCGCCATCGGCAACGTGCCCCTGACGGGTGACGGCGGCATGCCCGCCGCCGCGCTGGCTGGCGGCGAAGGCGCGCCCGCGTAG